Sequence from the Miscanthus floridulus cultivar M001 chromosome 16, ASM1932011v1, whole genome shotgun sequence genome:
AGATCAGAGATGTCCAAAGTGTTAAGGATATCCTACTGGAGTGAGTGCATCGCTTTACTGTTGTAATTTCATCATTTTCAAAGTGAAGTTTGTCAATCTTGGACTTTTTTATGGGTTAGGGATTTTTCTTTGGTGTATTTTTTATGAAAAACAATTTGTTTCCATTCTATTCACAACAACATATAAACTTGTCTGCCACCTGTGGTCAATTTCTCTGATGCTACAGCTGTTGGTGATGGTATTGATTAATGTTCAATCCCTTGCATAGTATTTCATATAGTTGTAGGTTTCTCATCTCCAAACCTACACAAGTGCTGACAAATATCATGATCGTATCATGAAAAGTAACTAAAAGCTGTTGCATTGGAGCTTGAAATTGAGATGATAATATCAGCAAGCATGCAACATGTTTTCACATGAGTTCTTAATTTTAGAAGTGTGTAGCTTTTCTTTTCTTTACATTCTGTAAAGAATGAAAAAATGTCTCCACTGCTTGTAATCTTCTGTGTTGCTTGTTTTAGCCACATGCTCTTACCTCATTTTTCATTCTCCATGTGGAACATTGATATTATGCCTTGTAAAACCATAGAATATTGAGATCATATTGCATCAATCACTGCTTATCAGAATTTTAACAGAATCAAATTTGTTTATCCAGCCTTTCCCACCTTCTGGGTCTGGAATTGCAGATATGGATCCGCGTCAGAATTTTAAGAGTTTTAATTTTGTGCGTAAAGATATTCGTGCTAACGCACAGGTCAACTTCAATAACACAGATAATGGTGCGGCGATGTAAGTAGGCAAATGTAATTTTAATTCAACGTACACATGTATTTGTCTATTCCATTATTTTCTGATTACTCATTTCCGCTTCATTCTGGCTTGACATAAAGGTCCAGGACAGCAACTGGAGAGAAACCTTTCAGCTCGAGGGAGGGCTTCCCATTCAGCTCTTCGCATGCCTTTAGTAAGGACCATGAACAATATTCTAAGAAGAAGAGAGATTTTGTCCATGTCTTGCTGAAGAGAAAAAAGACCTTTGTGACCGTGACAGACTCTAGCGGGAATAAAAAGACAGGGGCCTCCGCTGGTTGTTTGGAGGACAGGAAAGGGCGATCCCGTCTCTCTCGGTATGCTTCTGAAGCAGTCGCGGAGCATGTCGGACGATCCGCCAGAAAGATGGGGTTAAGCTCTGTTGTCATGAAAGTGAAAGGGGCTTCTTtcttcaagaagaaaaagaaagtgatCTTGAGCTTCAGAGAAGGTTTCCGAGGCGAAAGAGTGAGAGATCGATCTCCTATCATGTACATCCACGATGTGACCCAACTTCCGCATAATGGATGCCGACTCCGCAAGCAACGCCGGGTGTAGTTTCTGAGTGAACTGGAATTAGAGTTGAGTTTAAAGAAAGAAGTGGGAAGTATGGAAGGTGATACCGAAACTTACTGTAATCGGTTTGCTGTTGGCCTAGTTGACTTAATAATATGGACATGTATTGTGTCTCTTGGATCTGTGCGACTTGAGTCAGTAGTGATTTTTGGGCAAATCCACCCTGGTTTTTGTATGACATTAATTTACTCGCTCAATGAGTTAATAGACAATTCTGCAAGTTTTGTATTGGCGTAATATGCTGTTAAGTTGTGAAATGTCTGCCGCGGTATGATATGAGGCCTTGAATTGAGAGCCGGGGATGACCCTCTCAAGCTTTGATCTAATTCTTGCCGCCTGATGACCTGAACATGTTCATATCTCTTTCCTCTTTTCAAAGAGGCCATGTTTGTCTTTCCTGTTCTTGCCATGTTCTTGACAGTAGAAGCTCGCCTGATGACAGTCTCCCGGACCATAAGCAGTTACTGGAGATGGCAGCAGGCCTTGGCGCTCACGGAAAGGGTGGCGGTGTTCACCCGGTTCCAGAGTGATGATAGAACAGAAGTAATTAGTCAGGAAAAGCGAATAGAATAGGCCTACTGGGCTGACAAAAGTACCTCGTGGCCCATaagttaggccatgtttagtttccaCCAAACTCCTGaatgcactatgcaaaaagaagattccatgtcacatcaaacttgcggtacatgcatggagtacaaatgtagacgaaatcaaaaactaattgcacagtttagttgtacgtTACGagtcgaatcttttgagcctaattagtcaatgtttagacaacaattcacaaatacaaacgaaacgctaCAGTAATGCATTAATTATTTGGCCACTCCCAAATCCGGGAACTAAACGTGCTCTTAGTACGAAAGCCCATAAGTGAGTACGAAAGAGAAACCCATCCATGACCGACAGGAAGGTTCTCTTCTCTGCTACGGGAATGGGATCAGTGCTACAGGAGTCTGGACTCTGGACACGCCACAACTGCGTGGACTTCTTTATTTATTGCAACATGAAGTTCAGGTCCCTTGCCGAGAGACTCGAGAGAGAAGAGTGATGTGCATGTGCTGGCTTGCAAGACGGCAATGGGCGTTGGTGGCTCAGCGGAGTTACGTTGTACTGTATGGCTTCGTTGTTTTTCTCCTGGGTATAGCGCTTTCGGGGCTATACTTTTGATGTATCTTTTTTGTGCTATATATCAGTAGATTGTTTGGTATCATTCATTAAACATATTAAGCAACTATACTAGTTTTTTTTACATCAAAATAACTTGTAGGCTCGATCGACACGTCATCAGTtcgttttttttttcctgaacAAATGTCGGCACTTCACTTGTATGCAATGAAATGGCAGCTTTAACCACAGTTCACTACTTAGGAGGAAGAGCAACCTCGTCTTGCTCTGCCTTGCACTGATAAAGGTTCAACTCTGAATGGCACCAATGGCAGCAAAAGGAAATGGACAAATGGTCGATCAGCCAGTGCAGACGTGCAATAGTCAAACGTGTCTGGGAACACCGTGTGCAGAGTGTTCAGCTCCGCCACCGAGCGTCTCGGGGGTTGGAAACGTTAGCAATGGCTGCTCGACTGCACGATTGGCAGCACAGTGCTGGAGGCATCATACGCCGGAGCTCGGACAGTCGTCCTGCCAAATTATCTAGAGACAACGGAGGCGTCA
This genomic interval carries:
- the LOC136512883 gene encoding uncharacterized protein, which codes for MAMFSSARLALRRAASLGAGLCHAAEDPFSRRLLHGQLLPRSFASDAFGHNRPFPPSGSGIADMDPRQNFKSFNFVRKDIRANAQVNFNNTDNGAAMSRTATGEKPFSSREGFPFSSSHAFSKDHEQYSKKKRDFVHVLLKRKKTFVTVTDSSGNKKTGASAGCLEDRKGRSRLSRYASEAVAEHVGRSARKMGLSSVVMKVKGASFFKKKKKVILSFREGFRGERVRDRSPIMYIHDVTQLPHNGCRLRKQRRV